The following proteins are encoded in a genomic region of Emys orbicularis isolate rEmyOrb1 chromosome 19, rEmyOrb1.hap1, whole genome shotgun sequence:
- the ILF3 gene encoding interleukin enhancer-binding factor 3 isoform X4 produces the protein MRPMRIFVNDDRHVMAKHSAVYPTQEELEAVQNMVSHTERALKAVSDWIDEQEKVSGEQPEPEAMETAAEEENKEGGDQKAAEHLTRTLRGVMRVGLVAKGLLLKGDLDLELVLLCKEKPTTGLLDKVAENLGVQLATITEDKYEIIQSVSEAAIIIKNTQEPPLTLTIHLTSPVVREEMEKLLAGETLSVNDTPDVLDRQKCLAALASLRHAKWFQARANGLKSCVIVIRVLRDLCTRVPTWGPLRGWPLELLCEKSIGTANRPMGAGEALRRVLECLASGIVMPDGSGIYDPCEKEATDAIGHLDRQQREDITQSAQHALRLAAFGQLHKVLGMDPLPSKMPKKPKNENPVDYTVQIPPSTTYAITPMKRPMEEDGEEKSPSKKKKKIQKKGIELTREEKTEPPQAMNALMKLNQLKPGLQYKLVSQTGPVHAPIFTMSVEVDGSTFEASGPSKKTAKLHVAVKVLQDMGLPTGVEGKESGKGDESAEETEQKPVVVAPPPVVETISTPSAASPPSEQTSEGPILTKHGKNPVMELNEKRRGLKYELISETGGSHDKRFVMEVEVDGQKFQGAGSNKKVAKAYAALAALEKLFPDAPVAIEPNKKKRAPVPARGGPKFAVKQHNPGFGMGGPMHNEVPPPPNLRGRGRGGNIRGRGRGRGGFGGGNHGGYMNAGAGYGSYGYGGNSATAGYSQFYSNGGHSGNTGSGGGGGGGGGSSGYGSYYQGGDNYSSPVPPKHAGKKQQHGGQQKPSYGSGYQSHQGQQQQSYNQNQYSNYGPPQGKQKGYNHGQGNYSSYSNSYNSSGGGSDYNYESKFNYGGGSGRGGGGGNNYGSGGASYNTGSHSGYGGGSGGGGSSYQGKQGGYSSQTNYSSPGSGQNYSGPPSSYQASQGGYGRNDHSMNYQYR, from the exons ATG CGACCGATGCGTATTTTTGTGAATGATGACCGCCACGTGATGGCAAAACATTCTGCTGTTTACCCAACTCAGGAAGAGTTGGAGGCAGTTCAGAACATGGTCTCCCATACAGAACGTGCTCTCAAAGCTGTATCTGACTGGATTGATGAACAGGAAAAAGTCAGTGGGGAGCAGCCAGAACCGGAGGCCATGGAAACAGCAgctgaagaagaaaacaaagaaggaGG GGATCAGAAGGCTGCCGAGCATCTGACTAGGACCCTTCGTGGAGTGATGCGTGTTGGGCTTGTAGCAAAAGGCCTGCTACTGAAGGGAGACTTGGATCTTGAGCTAGTTCTCCTGTGCAAAGAGAAACCCACAACTGGTCTCTTGGACAAAGTAGCTGAGAATCTTGGAGTACAGCTTGCT ACGATTACTGAAGATAAATATGAAATAATCCAGTCTGTGAGCGAAGCTGCAATTATCATTAAGAACACACAGGAGCCTCCATTGACGCTGACCATTCACTTGACATCCCCTGTTGTGAGAGAAGAAATGGAAAAACTGTTAGCTGGAG AAACGCTATCAGTCAACGACACCCCGGACGTTCTGGACAGGCAGAAATGCCTTGCTGCCTTGGCGTCACTCCGACACGCCAAGTGGTTCCAG GCCAGGGCTAATGGTCTGAAATCGTGCGTCATAGTCATCAGGGTGCTGAGAGATCTGTGTACTCGGGTTCCTACTTGGGGACCACTTAGAGGATGG CCTCTGGAGCTGCTGTGTGAAAAATCAATTGGAACAGCTAAtagaccaatgggagctggtgaGGCCCTGAGGAGAGTACTTGAATGTCTTGCATCAGGAATTGTTATGCCAG ATGGTTCTGGTATTTATGATCCTTGTGAAAAAGAAGCCACTGATGCTATTGGGCATCTAGACAGACAACAAAGGGAAGATATCACACAGAGTGCTCAG catgctctgagacttgctgcttttGGCCAGCTTCACAAAGTCTTGGGGATGGATCCCCTGCCTTCCAAGATGCCCAAGAAACCAAAGAACGAAAATCCAGTTGACTACACTG TCCAGATTCCCCCCAGTACCACATATGCCATCACTCCAATGAAGCGCCCTATGGAGGAGGATGGAGAGGAGAAGTCtcccagcaaaaagaaaaagaagattcAGAAAAAAGGTATTGAGTTAACCAGAG AGGAAAAAACTGAACCTCCCCAGGCTATGAATGCACTGATGAAATTAAATCAGCTAAAACCTGGTCTCCAGTACAAACTTGTGTCTCAGACTGGTCCAGTTCATGCTCCTATCTTTACTATGTCTGTGGAAGTCGATGGCAGCACGTTTGAGGCATCAGGACCTTCCAAAAAGACAGCCAAATTGCATGTGGCAGTAAAG GTGTTGCAGGATATGGGTTTACCCACAGGAGTGGAAGGCAAAGAGTCTGGAAAAGGAGATGAATCGGCAGAGGAAACAGAACAGAAACCAGTAGTTGTTGCTCCTCCTCCTGTAGTGGAAACTATCTCTACACCCagtgctgcttctcctccctcagAGCAAACTTCAGAG GGACCAATCCTGACGAAGCATGGCAAGAATCCAGTGATGGAACTCAATGAGAAGAGGCGTGGTCTAAAATACGAACTGATTTCAGAAACAGGTGGCAGCCATGACAAGCGCTTTGTCATGGAG GTTGAGGTTGATGGGCAGAAATTTCAAGGAGCTGGCTCAAACAAAAAAGTGGCAAAAGCCTACGCTGCTTTAGCTGCCCTAGAGAAGCTGTTTCCCGATGCTCCCGTTGCTATTGAGCCCAATAAGAAGAAAAGAGCCCCTGTACCTGCAAGGGGAGGACCCAAGTTTGCAGTAAAG CAGCATAATCCAGGTTTTGGAATGGGAGGCCCCATGCACAATGAAGTGCCACCTCCCCCAAATCTGCGTGGACGTGGTAGAGGAGGCAACATCAGAGGCCGTGGAAGAGGCAGAGGTGGATTTGGTGGTGGCAATCATGGTGGCTATATGAATGCTG GAGCCGGATACGGAAGCTATGGTTATGGAGGAAATTCTGCAACAGCAGGCTATA GCCAGTTTTATAGCAATGGTGGTCACTCCGGCAACACAGGAagtggtggaggtggtggtggcggcgggggCTCCTCTGGCTATGGATCCTACTACCAAGGTGGTGACAACTACAGCTCACCAGTTCCACCCAAACATGCtggaaagaagcagcagcatggaggACAGCAAAAACCTTCCTATGGGTCAGGGTATCAGTCCCACCAAGGCCAGCAACAGCAGTCATACAACCAGAATCAGTACAGCAATTACGGCCCTCCACAAGGCAAACAAAAAGGATATAATCACGGACAAGGCAACTACTCTTCTTACTCTAATTCCTACAACTCCTCTGGCGGAGGATCAGACTACAACTACGAGAGCAAATTCA ATTACGGTGGCGGCAGTGGCCGTGGTGGAGGTGGAGGAAATAACTATGGGTCAGGAGGTGCCTCATACAATACTGGTTCACACAGCGGCTATGGGGGAggatctgggggaggagggtcgtCTTACCAAGGTAAGCAAG GTGGATATTCTTCTCAGACTAACTACAGCTCTCCCGGTTCAGGCCAGAATTACAGCGGACCCCCAAGTTCCTACCAAGCTTCCCAAGGCGGCTACGGCAGAAACGATCACAGCATGAATTATCAGTACAGATAA
- the ILF3 gene encoding interleukin enhancer-binding factor 3 isoform X5, which yields MRPMRIFVNDDRHVMAKHSAVYPTQEELEAVQNMVSHTERALKAVSDWIDEQEKVSGEQPEPEAMETAAEEENKEGGDQKAAEHLTRTLRGVMRVGLVAKGLLLKGDLDLELVLLCKEKPTTGLLDKVAENLGVQLATITEDKYEIIQSVSEAAIIIKNTQEPPLTLTIHLTSPVVREEMEKLLAGETLSVNDTPDVLDRQKCLAALASLRHAKWFQARANGLKSCVIVIRVLRDLCTRVPTWGPLRGWPLELLCEKSIGTANRPMGAGEALRRVLECLASGIVMPDGSGIYDPCEKEATDAIGHLDRQQREDITQSAQHALRLAAFGQLHKVLGMDPLPSKMPKKPKNENPVDYTVQIPPSTTYAITPMKRPMEEDGEEKSPSKKKKKIQKKEEKTEPPQAMNALMKLNQLKPGLQYKLVSQTGPVHAPIFTMSVEVDGSTFEASGPSKKTAKLHVAVKVLQDMGLPTGVEGKESGKGDESAEETEQKPVVVAPPPVVETISTPSAASPPSEQTSENVKQQGPILTKHGKNPVMELNEKRRGLKYELISETGGSHDKRFVMEVEVDGQKFQGAGSNKKVAKAYAALAALEKLFPDAPVAIEPNKKKRAPVPARGGPKFAVKQHNPGFGMGGPMHNEVPPPPNLRGRGRGGNIRGRGRGRGGFGGGNHGGYMNAGAGYGSYGYGGNSATAGYSQFYSNGGHSGNTGSGGGGGGGGGSSGYGSYYQGGDNYSSPVPPKHAGKKQQHGGQQKPSYGSGYQSHQGQQQQSYNQNQYSNYGPPQGKQKGYNHGQGNYSSYSNSYNSSGGGSDYNYESKFNYGGGSGRGGGGGNNYGSGGASYNTGSHSGYGGGSGGGGSSYQGKQGGYSSQTNYSSPGSGQNYSGPPSSYQASQGGYGRNDHSMNYQYR from the exons ATG CGACCGATGCGTATTTTTGTGAATGATGACCGCCACGTGATGGCAAAACATTCTGCTGTTTACCCAACTCAGGAAGAGTTGGAGGCAGTTCAGAACATGGTCTCCCATACAGAACGTGCTCTCAAAGCTGTATCTGACTGGATTGATGAACAGGAAAAAGTCAGTGGGGAGCAGCCAGAACCGGAGGCCATGGAAACAGCAgctgaagaagaaaacaaagaaggaGG GGATCAGAAGGCTGCCGAGCATCTGACTAGGACCCTTCGTGGAGTGATGCGTGTTGGGCTTGTAGCAAAAGGCCTGCTACTGAAGGGAGACTTGGATCTTGAGCTAGTTCTCCTGTGCAAAGAGAAACCCACAACTGGTCTCTTGGACAAAGTAGCTGAGAATCTTGGAGTACAGCTTGCT ACGATTACTGAAGATAAATATGAAATAATCCAGTCTGTGAGCGAAGCTGCAATTATCATTAAGAACACACAGGAGCCTCCATTGACGCTGACCATTCACTTGACATCCCCTGTTGTGAGAGAAGAAATGGAAAAACTGTTAGCTGGAG AAACGCTATCAGTCAACGACACCCCGGACGTTCTGGACAGGCAGAAATGCCTTGCTGCCTTGGCGTCACTCCGACACGCCAAGTGGTTCCAG GCCAGGGCTAATGGTCTGAAATCGTGCGTCATAGTCATCAGGGTGCTGAGAGATCTGTGTACTCGGGTTCCTACTTGGGGACCACTTAGAGGATGG CCTCTGGAGCTGCTGTGTGAAAAATCAATTGGAACAGCTAAtagaccaatgggagctggtgaGGCCCTGAGGAGAGTACTTGAATGTCTTGCATCAGGAATTGTTATGCCAG ATGGTTCTGGTATTTATGATCCTTGTGAAAAAGAAGCCACTGATGCTATTGGGCATCTAGACAGACAACAAAGGGAAGATATCACACAGAGTGCTCAG catgctctgagacttgctgcttttGGCCAGCTTCACAAAGTCTTGGGGATGGATCCCCTGCCTTCCAAGATGCCCAAGAAACCAAAGAACGAAAATCCAGTTGACTACACTG TCCAGATTCCCCCCAGTACCACATATGCCATCACTCCAATGAAGCGCCCTATGGAGGAGGATGGAGAGGAGAAGTCtcccagcaaaaagaaaaagaagattcAGAAAAAAG AGGAAAAAACTGAACCTCCCCAGGCTATGAATGCACTGATGAAATTAAATCAGCTAAAACCTGGTCTCCAGTACAAACTTGTGTCTCAGACTGGTCCAGTTCATGCTCCTATCTTTACTATGTCTGTGGAAGTCGATGGCAGCACGTTTGAGGCATCAGGACCTTCCAAAAAGACAGCCAAATTGCATGTGGCAGTAAAG GTGTTGCAGGATATGGGTTTACCCACAGGAGTGGAAGGCAAAGAGTCTGGAAAAGGAGATGAATCGGCAGAGGAAACAGAACAGAAACCAGTAGTTGTTGCTCCTCCTCCTGTAGTGGAAACTATCTCTACACCCagtgctgcttctcctccctcagAGCAAACTTCAGAG AATGTGAAACAACAGGGACCAATCCTGACGAAGCATGGCAAGAATCCAGTGATGGAACTCAATGAGAAGAGGCGTGGTCTAAAATACGAACTGATTTCAGAAACAGGTGGCAGCCATGACAAGCGCTTTGTCATGGAG GTTGAGGTTGATGGGCAGAAATTTCAAGGAGCTGGCTCAAACAAAAAAGTGGCAAAAGCCTACGCTGCTTTAGCTGCCCTAGAGAAGCTGTTTCCCGATGCTCCCGTTGCTATTGAGCCCAATAAGAAGAAAAGAGCCCCTGTACCTGCAAGGGGAGGACCCAAGTTTGCAGTAAAG CAGCATAATCCAGGTTTTGGAATGGGAGGCCCCATGCACAATGAAGTGCCACCTCCCCCAAATCTGCGTGGACGTGGTAGAGGAGGCAACATCAGAGGCCGTGGAAGAGGCAGAGGTGGATTTGGTGGTGGCAATCATGGTGGCTATATGAATGCTG GAGCCGGATACGGAAGCTATGGTTATGGAGGAAATTCTGCAACAGCAGGCTATA GCCAGTTTTATAGCAATGGTGGTCACTCCGGCAACACAGGAagtggtggaggtggtggtggcggcgggggCTCCTCTGGCTATGGATCCTACTACCAAGGTGGTGACAACTACAGCTCACCAGTTCCACCCAAACATGCtggaaagaagcagcagcatggaggACAGCAAAAACCTTCCTATGGGTCAGGGTATCAGTCCCACCAAGGCCAGCAACAGCAGTCATACAACCAGAATCAGTACAGCAATTACGGCCCTCCACAAGGCAAACAAAAAGGATATAATCACGGACAAGGCAACTACTCTTCTTACTCTAATTCCTACAACTCCTCTGGCGGAGGATCAGACTACAACTACGAGAGCAAATTCA ATTACGGTGGCGGCAGTGGCCGTGGTGGAGGTGGAGGAAATAACTATGGGTCAGGAGGTGCCTCATACAATACTGGTTCACACAGCGGCTATGGGGGAggatctgggggaggagggtcgtCTTACCAAGGTAAGCAAG GTGGATATTCTTCTCAGACTAACTACAGCTCTCCCGGTTCAGGCCAGAATTACAGCGGACCCCCAAGTTCCTACCAAGCTTCCCAAGGCGGCTACGGCAGAAACGATCACAGCATGAATTATCAGTACAGATAA
- the ILF3 gene encoding interleukin enhancer-binding factor 3 isoform X1, whose amino-acid sequence MRPMRIFVNDDRHVMAKHSAVYPTQEELEAVQNMVSHTERALKAVSDWIDEQEKVSGEQPEPEAMETAAEEENKEGGDQKAAEHLTRTLRGVMRVGLVAKGLLLKGDLDLELVLLCKEKPTTGLLDKVAENLGVQLATITEDKYEIIQSVSEAAIIIKNTQEPPLTLTIHLTSPVVREEMEKLLAGETLSVNDTPDVLDRQKCLAALASLRHAKWFQARANGLKSCVIVIRVLRDLCTRVPTWGPLRGWPLELLCEKSIGTANRPMGAGEALRRVLECLASGIVMPDGSGIYDPCEKEATDAIGHLDRQQREDITQSAQHALRLAAFGQLHKVLGMDPLPSKMPKKPKNENPVDYTVQIPPSTTYAITPMKRPMEEDGEEKSPSKKKKKIQKKGIELTREEKTEPPQAMNALMKLNQLKPGLQYKLVSQTGPVHAPIFTMSVEVDGSTFEASGPSKKTAKLHVAVKVLQDMGLPTGVEGKESGKGDESAEETEQKPVVVAPPPVVETISTPSAASPPSEQTSENVKQQGPILTKHGKNPVMELNEKRRGLKYELISETGGSHDKRFVMEVEVDGQKFQGAGSNKKVAKAYAALAALEKLFPDAPVAIEPNKKKRAPVPARGGPKFAVKQHNPGFGMGGPMHNEVPPPPNLRGRGRGGNIRGRGRGRGGFGGGNHGGYMNAGAGYGSYGYGGNSATAGYSQFYSNGGHSGNTGSGGGGGGGGGSSGYGSYYQGGDNYSSPVPPKHAGKKQQHGGQQKPSYGSGYQSHQGQQQQSYNQNQYSNYGPPQGKQKGYNHGQGNYSSYSNSYNSSGGGSDYNYESKFNYGGGSGRGGGGGNNYGSGGASYNTGSHSGYGGGSGGGGSSYQGKQGGYSSQTNYSSPGSGQNYSGPPSSYQASQGGYGRNDHSMNYQYR is encoded by the exons ATG CGACCGATGCGTATTTTTGTGAATGATGACCGCCACGTGATGGCAAAACATTCTGCTGTTTACCCAACTCAGGAAGAGTTGGAGGCAGTTCAGAACATGGTCTCCCATACAGAACGTGCTCTCAAAGCTGTATCTGACTGGATTGATGAACAGGAAAAAGTCAGTGGGGAGCAGCCAGAACCGGAGGCCATGGAAACAGCAgctgaagaagaaaacaaagaaggaGG GGATCAGAAGGCTGCCGAGCATCTGACTAGGACCCTTCGTGGAGTGATGCGTGTTGGGCTTGTAGCAAAAGGCCTGCTACTGAAGGGAGACTTGGATCTTGAGCTAGTTCTCCTGTGCAAAGAGAAACCCACAACTGGTCTCTTGGACAAAGTAGCTGAGAATCTTGGAGTACAGCTTGCT ACGATTACTGAAGATAAATATGAAATAATCCAGTCTGTGAGCGAAGCTGCAATTATCATTAAGAACACACAGGAGCCTCCATTGACGCTGACCATTCACTTGACATCCCCTGTTGTGAGAGAAGAAATGGAAAAACTGTTAGCTGGAG AAACGCTATCAGTCAACGACACCCCGGACGTTCTGGACAGGCAGAAATGCCTTGCTGCCTTGGCGTCACTCCGACACGCCAAGTGGTTCCAG GCCAGGGCTAATGGTCTGAAATCGTGCGTCATAGTCATCAGGGTGCTGAGAGATCTGTGTACTCGGGTTCCTACTTGGGGACCACTTAGAGGATGG CCTCTGGAGCTGCTGTGTGAAAAATCAATTGGAACAGCTAAtagaccaatgggagctggtgaGGCCCTGAGGAGAGTACTTGAATGTCTTGCATCAGGAATTGTTATGCCAG ATGGTTCTGGTATTTATGATCCTTGTGAAAAAGAAGCCACTGATGCTATTGGGCATCTAGACAGACAACAAAGGGAAGATATCACACAGAGTGCTCAG catgctctgagacttgctgcttttGGCCAGCTTCACAAAGTCTTGGGGATGGATCCCCTGCCTTCCAAGATGCCCAAGAAACCAAAGAACGAAAATCCAGTTGACTACACTG TCCAGATTCCCCCCAGTACCACATATGCCATCACTCCAATGAAGCGCCCTATGGAGGAGGATGGAGAGGAGAAGTCtcccagcaaaaagaaaaagaagattcAGAAAAAAGGTATTGAGTTAACCAGAG AGGAAAAAACTGAACCTCCCCAGGCTATGAATGCACTGATGAAATTAAATCAGCTAAAACCTGGTCTCCAGTACAAACTTGTGTCTCAGACTGGTCCAGTTCATGCTCCTATCTTTACTATGTCTGTGGAAGTCGATGGCAGCACGTTTGAGGCATCAGGACCTTCCAAAAAGACAGCCAAATTGCATGTGGCAGTAAAG GTGTTGCAGGATATGGGTTTACCCACAGGAGTGGAAGGCAAAGAGTCTGGAAAAGGAGATGAATCGGCAGAGGAAACAGAACAGAAACCAGTAGTTGTTGCTCCTCCTCCTGTAGTGGAAACTATCTCTACACCCagtgctgcttctcctccctcagAGCAAACTTCAGAG AATGTGAAACAACAGGGACCAATCCTGACGAAGCATGGCAAGAATCCAGTGATGGAACTCAATGAGAAGAGGCGTGGTCTAAAATACGAACTGATTTCAGAAACAGGTGGCAGCCATGACAAGCGCTTTGTCATGGAG GTTGAGGTTGATGGGCAGAAATTTCAAGGAGCTGGCTCAAACAAAAAAGTGGCAAAAGCCTACGCTGCTTTAGCTGCCCTAGAGAAGCTGTTTCCCGATGCTCCCGTTGCTATTGAGCCCAATAAGAAGAAAAGAGCCCCTGTACCTGCAAGGGGAGGACCCAAGTTTGCAGTAAAG CAGCATAATCCAGGTTTTGGAATGGGAGGCCCCATGCACAATGAAGTGCCACCTCCCCCAAATCTGCGTGGACGTGGTAGAGGAGGCAACATCAGAGGCCGTGGAAGAGGCAGAGGTGGATTTGGTGGTGGCAATCATGGTGGCTATATGAATGCTG GAGCCGGATACGGAAGCTATGGTTATGGAGGAAATTCTGCAACAGCAGGCTATA GCCAGTTTTATAGCAATGGTGGTCACTCCGGCAACACAGGAagtggtggaggtggtggtggcggcgggggCTCCTCTGGCTATGGATCCTACTACCAAGGTGGTGACAACTACAGCTCACCAGTTCCACCCAAACATGCtggaaagaagcagcagcatggaggACAGCAAAAACCTTCCTATGGGTCAGGGTATCAGTCCCACCAAGGCCAGCAACAGCAGTCATACAACCAGAATCAGTACAGCAATTACGGCCCTCCACAAGGCAAACAAAAAGGATATAATCACGGACAAGGCAACTACTCTTCTTACTCTAATTCCTACAACTCCTCTGGCGGAGGATCAGACTACAACTACGAGAGCAAATTCA ATTACGGTGGCGGCAGTGGCCGTGGTGGAGGTGGAGGAAATAACTATGGGTCAGGAGGTGCCTCATACAATACTGGTTCACACAGCGGCTATGGGGGAggatctgggggaggagggtcgtCTTACCAAGGTAAGCAAG GTGGATATTCTTCTCAGACTAACTACAGCTCTCCCGGTTCAGGCCAGAATTACAGCGGACCCCCAAGTTCCTACCAAGCTTCCCAAGGCGGCTACGGCAGAAACGATCACAGCATGAATTATCAGTACAGATAA
- the ILF3 gene encoding interleukin enhancer-binding factor 3 isoform X3: MRPMRIFVNDDRHVMAKHSAVYPTQEELEAVQNMVSHTERALKAVSDWIDEQEKVSGEQPEPEAMETAAEEENKEGGDQKAAEHLTRTLRGVMRVGLVAKGLLLKGDLDLELVLLCKEKPTTGLLDKVAENLGVQLATITEDKYEIIQSVSEAAIIIKNTQEPPLTLTIHLTSPVVREEMEKLLAGETLSVNDTPDVLDRQKCLAALASLRHAKWFQARANGLKSCVIVIRVLRDLCTRVPTWGPLRGWPLELLCEKSIGTANRPMGAGEALRRVLECLASGIVMPDGSGIYDPCEKEATDAIGHLDRQQREDITQSAQHALRLAAFGQLHKVLGMDPLPSKMPKKPKNENPVDYTVQIPPSTTYAITPMKRPMEEDGEEKSPSKKKKKIQKKGIELTREEKTEPPQAMNALMKLNQLKPGLQYKLVSQTGPVHAPIFTMSVEVDGSTFEASGPSKKTAKLHVAVKVLQDMGLPTGVEGKESGKGDESAEETEQKPVVVAPPPVVETISTPSAASPPSEQTSENVKQQGPILTKHGKNPVMELNEKRRGLKYELISETGGSHDKRFVMEVEVDGQKFQGAGSNKKVAKAYAALAALEKLFPDAPVAIEPNKKKRAPVPARGGPKFAVKQHNPGFGMGGPMHNEVPPPPNLRGRGRGGNIRGRGRGRGGFGGGNHGGYMNAGAGYGSYGYGGNSATAGYSQFYSNGGHSGNTGSGGGGGGGGGSSGYGSYYQGGDNYSSPVPPKHAGKKQQHGGQQKPSYGSGYQSHQGQQQQSYNQNQYSNYGPPQGKQKGYNHGQGNYSSYSNSYNSSGGGSDYNYESKFNYGGGSGRGGGGGNNYGSGGASYNTGSHSGYGGGSGGGGSSYQGGYSSQTNYSSPGSGQNYSGPPSSYQASQGGYGRNDHSMNYQYR, translated from the exons ATG CGACCGATGCGTATTTTTGTGAATGATGACCGCCACGTGATGGCAAAACATTCTGCTGTTTACCCAACTCAGGAAGAGTTGGAGGCAGTTCAGAACATGGTCTCCCATACAGAACGTGCTCTCAAAGCTGTATCTGACTGGATTGATGAACAGGAAAAAGTCAGTGGGGAGCAGCCAGAACCGGAGGCCATGGAAACAGCAgctgaagaagaaaacaaagaaggaGG GGATCAGAAGGCTGCCGAGCATCTGACTAGGACCCTTCGTGGAGTGATGCGTGTTGGGCTTGTAGCAAAAGGCCTGCTACTGAAGGGAGACTTGGATCTTGAGCTAGTTCTCCTGTGCAAAGAGAAACCCACAACTGGTCTCTTGGACAAAGTAGCTGAGAATCTTGGAGTACAGCTTGCT ACGATTACTGAAGATAAATATGAAATAATCCAGTCTGTGAGCGAAGCTGCAATTATCATTAAGAACACACAGGAGCCTCCATTGACGCTGACCATTCACTTGACATCCCCTGTTGTGAGAGAAGAAATGGAAAAACTGTTAGCTGGAG AAACGCTATCAGTCAACGACACCCCGGACGTTCTGGACAGGCAGAAATGCCTTGCTGCCTTGGCGTCACTCCGACACGCCAAGTGGTTCCAG GCCAGGGCTAATGGTCTGAAATCGTGCGTCATAGTCATCAGGGTGCTGAGAGATCTGTGTACTCGGGTTCCTACTTGGGGACCACTTAGAGGATGG CCTCTGGAGCTGCTGTGTGAAAAATCAATTGGAACAGCTAAtagaccaatgggagctggtgaGGCCCTGAGGAGAGTACTTGAATGTCTTGCATCAGGAATTGTTATGCCAG ATGGTTCTGGTATTTATGATCCTTGTGAAAAAGAAGCCACTGATGCTATTGGGCATCTAGACAGACAACAAAGGGAAGATATCACACAGAGTGCTCAG catgctctgagacttgctgcttttGGCCAGCTTCACAAAGTCTTGGGGATGGATCCCCTGCCTTCCAAGATGCCCAAGAAACCAAAGAACGAAAATCCAGTTGACTACACTG TCCAGATTCCCCCCAGTACCACATATGCCATCACTCCAATGAAGCGCCCTATGGAGGAGGATGGAGAGGAGAAGTCtcccagcaaaaagaaaaagaagattcAGAAAAAAGGTATTGAGTTAACCAGAG AGGAAAAAACTGAACCTCCCCAGGCTATGAATGCACTGATGAAATTAAATCAGCTAAAACCTGGTCTCCAGTACAAACTTGTGTCTCAGACTGGTCCAGTTCATGCTCCTATCTTTACTATGTCTGTGGAAGTCGATGGCAGCACGTTTGAGGCATCAGGACCTTCCAAAAAGACAGCCAAATTGCATGTGGCAGTAAAG GTGTTGCAGGATATGGGTTTACCCACAGGAGTGGAAGGCAAAGAGTCTGGAAAAGGAGATGAATCGGCAGAGGAAACAGAACAGAAACCAGTAGTTGTTGCTCCTCCTCCTGTAGTGGAAACTATCTCTACACCCagtgctgcttctcctccctcagAGCAAACTTCAGAG AATGTGAAACAACAGGGACCAATCCTGACGAAGCATGGCAAGAATCCAGTGATGGAACTCAATGAGAAGAGGCGTGGTCTAAAATACGAACTGATTTCAGAAACAGGTGGCAGCCATGACAAGCGCTTTGTCATGGAG GTTGAGGTTGATGGGCAGAAATTTCAAGGAGCTGGCTCAAACAAAAAAGTGGCAAAAGCCTACGCTGCTTTAGCTGCCCTAGAGAAGCTGTTTCCCGATGCTCCCGTTGCTATTGAGCCCAATAAGAAGAAAAGAGCCCCTGTACCTGCAAGGGGAGGACCCAAGTTTGCAGTAAAG CAGCATAATCCAGGTTTTGGAATGGGAGGCCCCATGCACAATGAAGTGCCACCTCCCCCAAATCTGCGTGGACGTGGTAGAGGAGGCAACATCAGAGGCCGTGGAAGAGGCAGAGGTGGATTTGGTGGTGGCAATCATGGTGGCTATATGAATGCTG GAGCCGGATACGGAAGCTATGGTTATGGAGGAAATTCTGCAACAGCAGGCTATA GCCAGTTTTATAGCAATGGTGGTCACTCCGGCAACACAGGAagtggtggaggtggtggtggcggcgggggCTCCTCTGGCTATGGATCCTACTACCAAGGTGGTGACAACTACAGCTCACCAGTTCCACCCAAACATGCtggaaagaagcagcagcatggaggACAGCAAAAACCTTCCTATGGGTCAGGGTATCAGTCCCACCAAGGCCAGCAACAGCAGTCATACAACCAGAATCAGTACAGCAATTACGGCCCTCCACAAGGCAAACAAAAAGGATATAATCACGGACAAGGCAACTACTCTTCTTACTCTAATTCCTACAACTCCTCTGGCGGAGGATCAGACTACAACTACGAGAGCAAATTCA ATTACGGTGGCGGCAGTGGCCGTGGTGGAGGTGGAGGAAATAACTATGGGTCAGGAGGTGCCTCATACAATACTGGTTCACACAGCGGCTATGGGGGAggatctgggggaggagggtcgtCTTACCAAG GTGGATATTCTTCTCAGACTAACTACAGCTCTCCCGGTTCAGGCCAGAATTACAGCGGACCCCCAAGTTCCTACCAAGCTTCCCAAGGCGGCTACGGCAGAAACGATCACAGCATGAATTATCAGTACAGATAA